AGAAGACGGTTCTGCCAAGGTGATTGATCTGGCACGTATCTTCAAAGTAACCGAAGTTACCGTGCGTCAGGATCTGGAGAAAATGGAAAAAGACGGGCTGATTAGTCGCGAGCATGGCGGGGCATACATTAAAGATATTCACGATCAGGTGCGGGCTTTCTCGCTCACCCATCAGGAAAACCTGGACAAGAAAGAACTCATCGCCAATAAATGTCTCGAGTTTATTGAAAGCGGCGACAGTATCATCCTTGACTCGGGCTCTACCACTACCGAGATTGCCAAGAAACTGAAAGGCTTTAAAAACCTCACCGTTATCACCAACGCCCTCAATATTGCCACCATGCTGGGTACCGAGCCGGGCATCGAGCTGATTGTAACCGGCGGCGAGTTCAAGCCACCTACCCTATCACTCACCGGCCAAAAAGCTGCTGACTTTTTTAAGGGTATTAACGTGCAGAAACTGTTTCTGGCTACAGCTGGTTTGTCACTCAAAGCAGGTTTAACCTACCCCAGCATCAGCGATATCGTAGTAAAAAAAGCGATGATTGATGCCGCAGAGACGGTTTACCTGGTGGCTGATTCTACCAAGATCGGCAAAAGTTCATTTGCCAGCCTGGGTGCACTATCGCTCATTAATTATATTATTACCGATGCAGGCATTGAGGCGCACCACAAAGCCGTGCTGGAGGATAATGATATTGAGCTGATTATTGCGGAGTAGCTCATTATTTTTCTACTCCCGATTGTCATTTCGACCAACGGGAGAAATCTTATCCCCCAAGCTATTCTAAGGCCTGTCGCTCGTACAAGATTTCTCATCGCCATACTCTATCTCTACCCATAATGGGCAATGCATAACTAAATATCATCCGTCTAAGATTCCTCCTCACTCCACTTCACACTCCTGTCCCAGTTCGTTCGGAATGACAAACGGCTTTAGCGTTACTCCCCCCCTCCCATATTACGTAACCGTTAAATCACCATCTTTCAGGATAGCTTATGAAAGTATTGGTAAAATTCTATTGCAACTTTAGTTCCCTGAAGCGTTATAACTTCTTTTGATTTCTTTCTTTTGTTTTCTTTTATTTATCTTTACTTTCAGAAGACAACATTAGCATAGTCTTTTTGCTTACAATAAAAAACCGAAAAACTAAAAATGAGTGTAAAAGCAAGCTTGGGTGTAATTATCGGCAATCGCGATTTTTTCCCCGACAGATTAGTGGCCGAGGCACGTGTGGATATTCTGGCACTGTTTGAGAAGCTGAACCTGAAACCAATTATGCTGGAAGACACCGACTCTAAACTGGGTGGTGTTGAAACCTTTGGTGAGGCCCGTAAATGTGCAGAATTGTTTGCCCGTCACCGCGACGAGATTAGTGGTGTGCTGGTAGTATTACCAAACTTTGGCGATGAAAAAGGCGTTGCTGAAACCCTGCACCTGGCCGGCTTGAACGTGCCTGTGCTGATCCAGGCTTACCCAGACGATCTGAATAAGCTGGACGTTGCCCGTCGCCGCGACTCATGGTGCGGTAAAATTTCGGTTTGCAACAACCTGTATCAGTTCGGCTTTAAATATACGCTGACCACTAAACATGTGGTACACCCTTCTGATCCAACTTTTGAGGCTGATTTATTAAACTTCGTAGCTGTTTGCCGCGTGGTTAAAGGTCTGAAAAAAGTACGTATCGGTGCAGTAGGTGCCCGTCCAGGTGCGTTCAATACTGTTCGTTACAGCGAGAAGATCCTGCAACGCAATGGCATTTCTGTAACCACGGTGGATCTTTCTGAGATTCTGGGCCGCGCTAACCGACTGACTAAAGATGACGCTGTTGTTAAAGCGCATTTAGAAAAAATACACGCTTACACCCCAATAGGTAAAACACCTGATGAGGCGATGATCCAGATTGCCAAGCTGGACGTAGTGCTGAACCAGTTTATGGCCGAGAACGAGCTGGATGCCACCGCTATCCAATGCTGGACCTCATTACAGCAAAACTATGGCTGTAACGTATGTACCAGCATGAGTATCATGAGCGAGAACATGTTACCAAGCGCCTGCGAAGTTGACGTAACCGGTACCCTGAGCATGTATGCCATGCAGCTGGCCTCTGGTTCGCCAAGCGCGCTGGTAGACTGGAACAACAACTATGCTGATGATGATGAGAAATGCGTACTGTTCCATTGCGGTAACTGGGCAAAATCATTCCTGCCAGATATCGAGATCAGCACGGCACCAATTCTGGGTACATCAGTAGGTGTAGAAAATACATACGGCGCACTGGCCGGCCGCACGCCTGCATCGCCATTAACTTACGGCCGCATCAGCACTGATGACCCGAATGGCAAAATCAAAGCCTACATTGGCGAAGGCTATTTAACTAACGACGAACTGAACACCTTTGGTAACCGTGCCGTAGCACAAATACCAAACCTGCAAGGCCTGATGCAATATGTTTGCCGCAACGGTTTTGAGCACCATGTGGTAATGAATGCTTCAAAAACTGCCGGCATCCTGCAAGAAGCTTTAGGCAACTACATGGGTTGGGAAGTTTACAACCACATTTAATTGTACAGCTATGACTGACAAAGAACTAGCCTTAAAATCTATTGAGTATCGTAAAAAGATCCTCAAATACATTGTGGGCGCAAATGCCGGGCACACCGGCGGCAGTCTATCTTGTGTAGACGTGCTGAATGTACTTTATAATAACGTGATGAACGTTGGTCCGGAGAATTTCACCTCTCCGGATCGCGATCGTTATATCCAGAGCAAGGGACACTGCGTTGAGGCGCTGTTTGTGGTGTTGGCAGATCAGGGCTTTTTCCCTGAGAGCGACCTGGAGACTTTGTGCAAATACAAATCGCACTACATCGGTCACCCTACCCGCAAGATCAAAGGCGTAGAGCAAAATACCGGTGCGTTGGGTCACGGCCTGCCAATTGCAGTGGGTAATGCCATTGCTGCTAAAATGGATAAAAAGGATTACCGCGTGTTCACCCTGCTGGGCGACGGTGAGTTACCCGAAGGCTCAAACTGGGAAGCTGCTTTAACAGCCGCCCACTACAAGCTGGATAACCTGGTAGCCATTCTGGATAAAAACGAACTGCAAATTACCGGCCCTACCAAAGACGTGTGTAACACCGACCCGGTAGACCACAAATTTGAAAGCTTCGGCTGGGCTGTGCGCCATGTGGATGGTCACGACTTTAAAGCCCTGACTGAAACTTTTGCCCAGATCCCTTTCGAGCCGGGTAAACCAAGTTTCATCATCGCCCACACCGTAAAAGGCAAAGGCATCAGCTATATGGAAAACAACGGCAAATGGCACCACGGCGTTCCAAACAAGGAGCAATACGAGCAAGCCATTGAGGAGTTGGACGGCGCTGTAGAGTTGGTATAAGGCATAGGAGAAGACTTGTATCGTGTACAGACTTACGAAGTTTTAAAACTTCGTAAGTCTGTACACGTCATCCCCACCATGTCATTTCGAGCGAGCGAAGGGCTGGAATTGTGCGAAGGAGCGACGAGAAATCTTGTACGAGCGAACAATCCTCCGGAATAGCATGAGGGATAAGATTTCTCCCGTTGGTCGAAATGACATAATGATATAGAACAATAAATCGAACTAAAACAAAAAAACAAATACCGTGGGTGCAGTAGTAGAAAGTGCCGTAGGCACAAAACCCAATCAGGACGTGTTTTCTGAAACCTTGCAGCAACTGGCTGCAATGGATAAAAATATTGTAGCTGTAACCAGCGATTCGCGCGGCTCGGGTAAACTGGTGCCTTTCGGGCAGAAGTTTCCAGAGCAGATTGTCGAGATCGGTATTGCTGAGCAGAACCTGGTAGGTGTAGCCGCCGGTTTGGCAGCAGCTGGTAAAAAAGCGTTCGCGGTATCGCCGGCCTGCTTTTTGACCGCCCGTGCTTTAGAGCAGATCAAAAACGACGTGTGCTACTCAGACAACCGGGTTACGCTGGTAGGCATTAGCGCAGGTGTAAGTTATGGCGCACTGGGTACCACGCACCACAGCCTGCATGATTTTGCGGTGCTGCGTGCCATCAACAACATTACCATTGTAGCGCCTGCCGACAACTTTGAGACCGAACAAGCCGTAAAACTGGCTGCCGAGAGCAACAAGCCGGTTTACCTGCGCTTCGGCAAAAAACCAATGCCGCTGCTGAGCCCCGATGAACCGGGCGATTTTCAGTTTGGCAAAGGCCGTGTAGTAAAAGAGGGTGCAGATATTGCCATCATTGCCAGCGGCGAAACGGTATATCCTGCCCTGCAAGCCGCTAAAAAATTAGAGGCCGAAGGCATTGCAGCCACCGTAGTGAGCATGCACACCATCAAACCGCTGGATGTGCAACTGATCAGCCAACTGGCAGCGCAAACCAAAGCCATCCTTACCGTAGAAGAACACATGGTGAATGGTGGTTTGGGCGAGGCCTGCGCATCATACCTTATTCAGCATGGCTACCGTAAACCATTTAAAATTATGGGTATCCCTGATGAGTATACCGTAACCGGCTCGCAGGTAGAAATACTGGGCCACTACGGCATATCAGAAAGCGGCATTGCCGCAGAGGCCGCCAAATTGCTGGCATCAGCCTAAAACCGCCTCAAACCTTATCACCCCCACAGAAGAAGAACCGACCAAAGAGAAAGAGAACCAACCAATGAAACCACAACTAAAGCATGAGAAGAACAACCATTATATTACTGCTGCTTTCGCTTGTTGCGTGTAAACCAAAAACGGGCGCCAATAGCGGTGGCCCTAAAAAGGTAGCGGTCATAGTATCAACCTTAAACAACCCGTGGTTTGTGTTTCTGGCACAAACTGCTGCTGCGCAGGCCAAAAGCCTGGGCTATGAGGCCAAGATATTCGACTCGCAAAACAACACGGCTACCGAGACCGACAACTTTGAGAACGCCATTGCCTCGGGCTACAAGGCAATCCTGTTTAACCCTACCGACGCCAACGGCTCTGTAGTGAACGTTAACAAGGCCAAAGCTGCCGGCGTACCTGTATTTTGTATGGACCGTGAGGTAAACTCTACCACCGGCCCAACCTCACAAATCCTGTCAGACAGTTATTCGGGTTGTGTGGATCTGGGTAAATACTTTGTGCAGCAGATGCATAAAAAAGGCAAATACGTAGAGATACTGGGCATTGTGGCCGATAACAACACCTGGAACCGTTCAAAAGGGTTCCACAGCGTGGTAGATTATTATCCTGGCCTGGAAATGGTAGCTCAGCAAAGTGCCGATTTTGACCGTAACAAAGGCATGGAGGTAATGGAGTCTATCCTGCAGGCCCACCCTGATATTACGGGCGTTTTCTGCGGTAACGATGCCATGGCCATGGGTGCTTACCAGGCGCTGGCCGCTGCGGGCAAAGCCAACAAAGTAAAAGTGATTGGCTTTGACGGCTCTGAAGATGCTATTCAAGGCATTAAAGACGGCAAAGTAGCTGCCACCTGTATGCAGTTCCCTAAAGTAATGGCGCAAACCGCTGCCAACTATGCCGACGATTATTTTAAGGGCAAACGCGATTTTCCTAAAAAAATCCAGGTGGGCGTAGAGATGGTGACCGGCAAAAACATTAACGATTACATTGCTTACGGTAAAAAATAAGACTCATGAAAAAAGGGATAAAATATACCGTTTGGGCCGTTATTGTGCTGGCACTGGCCTTCAATTCCATCTACTTTAAAAAACTGAGCGAGGTAAAAGCATCCGACAAAAAGTTTGATGCCGTGGCTTATGCCAAAGGTTTATACGCCAAATTACCATCAGTTACCGATAAAGCCATTACCCTTGATCAGTTAGTGAACGAGGTGAATGCCGATAAAGCCAAAGCGTTTTCAGACTACGGTCATGCGCTGGCTATTGGCAGTACGCGCTTTTTTATGGTGAAAGGCAGTGGTGTGGTAAAAGAGATTAACGAGAGTGACGTATTGCTGACCACCGCCGGTGGTAATGACGTGAGCATAGCTACCGAATTCGTTTTCGGCAACGCGGTGCGTGATGCCTCAGGCCAGGTGAATCTGAATGATTTTAGTAACACCGTAGATCTGAGTAATATTTCATCAGAAGTTGACAAGATCATCCGCGCGCAGGTATTGCCTGCTTTTAAAGCAGCAGTAAAAAAAGGCGATAAAGTTGATTTTACCGGCGCCATAGAACTGAACCAGGAACACCTTAACCTGGGCGAAGTTGAGTTGATGCCAGTAAGCCTGAATATTACACCGCAAGTAGCAAGTAAATAAGGTTAAAGCTGAAAGGTATAACCATCCCGTCGTTGCGAGGAACGAAGCAATATCTGCATAGGACGGGCAGATATATCAATTGACTTTGCAGTGTAGAGATTGCTTCGTTCCTCGCAATGACGAGACGGAGAACAGTCAGACCAATAAAACCAGTTAAAACACAACATGCTTGTAGCCGAAAATATCACCAAAAGATTCCCGGGCGTTATTGCCTTGCAGGATGTGAGCATGGAGCTGCATCCCGGCAAGGTAAATGCACTGTTAGGCGAAAACGGTGCAGGGAAATCTACCTTAATGAAAATCCTCTCGGGCGTTTATCCCGAGTATGAGGGCCGCATTCTGCTCAATGGCTCGCAGGTTAACTTTAATAACCCGCGCGAGGCCCAGGAGGCCGGCATAGCCATCATTCACCAGGAGCTGAACCTCATCCCCTACCTCAGCATCACCGAAAACATTTTTCTGGGCCGTGAGCTTACCAATAACCTGTGCATGCTTGACCGCAAGGCCATGAAAGCCCGTACGCAGGAGTTGCTCAATAAACTGAAGCTGAACGTTAGTCCGGACACCCTGATCCTGAACTTGAAAGTGGGCCAGCAGCAAGTGGTAGAAATTGCCAAAGCCTTGCTGACCGACTGTGAAGTGATCATTATGGACGAGCCAACCTCGGCCATTACCGGCAGCGAAGTGGAGGTACTGTTCGGCATTATCAATGAGCTGCGCTCTGAAAATAAAACCATCGTTTACATCTCCCACAAACTGGACGAGCTTTTTAAAATAGCCGACCGCTACGTGGTGCTGCGTGATGGCAAAACCATCGAAGCCGGCGAGATGAAGGGCATGACCAACGACGAGCTGATCCGCAAGATGGTGGGCCGCGAGATCAATATCATCCGCAACGGCGGCTGCCAGGCATCAGACAATGTGCTGAGTGTGAAAAACGTCAGCATTAAACATCCGGAGAACAAACAGCGTGATCTGCTGAAGAACATCTCTTTCGATCTATGCAAAGGCGAAGTACTGGGCATCTTCGGGCTGATGGGCGCCGGACGTACCGAGCTGATGGAAACCATTTTTGGTTTGCACAAAGCCGAGGGCGAGATACACGTTAACGGCCAGAAGGTATCCTTTAAATCTCCTGCGGAGGCCATGCAGGCCGGTGTGGCACTGGTACCTGAGGACCGCAAGAAAGACGGACTGGTGCTGGGCCTGGATGTAAA
This region of Mucilaginibacter yixingensis genomic DNA includes:
- a CDS encoding DeoR/GlpR family DNA-binding transcription regulator; translation: MLPNQRRDKILELLKEDGSAKVIDLARIFKVTEVTVRQDLEKMEKDGLISREHGGAYIKDIHDQVRAFSLTHQENLDKKELIANKCLEFIESGDSIILDSGSTTTEIAKKLKGFKNLTVITNALNIATMLGTEPGIELIVTGGEFKPPTLSLTGQKAADFFKGINVQKLFLATAGLSLKAGLTYPSISDIVVKKAMIDAAETVYLVADSTKIGKSSFASLGALSLINYIITDAGIEAHHKAVLEDNDIELIIAE
- a CDS encoding DUF2291 domain-containing protein; amino-acid sequence: MKKGIKYTVWAVIVLALAFNSIYFKKLSEVKASDKKFDAVAYAKGLYAKLPSVTDKAITLDQLVNEVNADKAKAFSDYGHALAIGSTRFFMVKGSGVVKEINESDVLLTTAGGNDVSIATEFVFGNAVRDASGQVNLNDFSNTVDLSNISSEVDKIIRAQVLPAFKAAVKKGDKVDFTGAIELNQEHLNLGEVELMPVSLNITPQVASK
- a CDS encoding transketolase family protein, which encodes MGAVVESAVGTKPNQDVFSETLQQLAAMDKNIVAVTSDSRGSGKLVPFGQKFPEQIVEIGIAEQNLVGVAAGLAAAGKKAFAVSPACFLTARALEQIKNDVCYSDNRVTLVGISAGVSYGALGTTHHSLHDFAVLRAINNITIVAPADNFETEQAVKLAAESNKPVYLRFGKKPMPLLSPDEPGDFQFGKGRVVKEGADIAIIASGETVYPALQAAKKLEAEGIAATVVSMHTIKPLDVQLISQLAAQTKAILTVEEHMVNGGLGEACASYLIQHGYRKPFKIMGIPDEYTVTGSQVEILGHYGISESGIAAEAAKLLASA
- a CDS encoding D-ribose ABC transporter substrate-binding protein — translated: MRRTTIILLLLSLVACKPKTGANSGGPKKVAVIVSTLNNPWFVFLAQTAAAQAKSLGYEAKIFDSQNNTATETDNFENAIASGYKAILFNPTDANGSVVNVNKAKAAGVPVFCMDREVNSTTGPTSQILSDSYSGCVDLGKYFVQQMHKKGKYVEILGIVADNNTWNRSKGFHSVVDYYPGLEMVAQQSADFDRNKGMEVMESILQAHPDITGVFCGNDAMAMGAYQALAAAGKANKVKVIGFDGSEDAIQGIKDGKVAATCMQFPKVMAQTAANYADDYFKGKRDFPKKIQVGVEMVTGKNINDYIAYGKK
- a CDS encoding sugar ABC transporter ATP-binding protein — translated: MLVAENITKRFPGVIALQDVSMELHPGKVNALLGENGAGKSTLMKILSGVYPEYEGRILLNGSQVNFNNPREAQEAGIAIIHQELNLIPYLSITENIFLGRELTNNLCMLDRKAMKARTQELLNKLKLNVSPDTLILNLKVGQQQVVEIAKALLTDCEVIIMDEPTSAITGSEVEVLFGIINELRSENKTIVYISHKLDELFKIADRYVVLRDGKTIEAGEMKGMTNDELIRKMVGREINIIRNGGCQASDNVLSVKNVSIKHPENKQRDLLKNISFDLCKGEVLGIFGLMGAGRTELMETIFGLHKAEGEIHVNGQKVSFKSPAEAMQAGVALVPEDRKKDGLVLGLDVKTNISITTLEQMQNGGLLNNSKEQALAKKYIESLKIKTPSAGQLAKNLSGGNQQKIVLAKCLAIGPKVLMLDEPTRGIDINAKNEIYKLILELAAAGMGVIVVSSELPEILAISDRVLVMAEGSMTAEFKAADASEDNILKAAIPKTN
- a CDS encoding L-fucose/L-arabinose isomerase family protein; translation: MSVKASLGVIIGNRDFFPDRLVAEARVDILALFEKLNLKPIMLEDTDSKLGGVETFGEARKCAELFARHRDEISGVLVVLPNFGDEKGVAETLHLAGLNVPVLIQAYPDDLNKLDVARRRDSWCGKISVCNNLYQFGFKYTLTTKHVVHPSDPTFEADLLNFVAVCRVVKGLKKVRIGAVGARPGAFNTVRYSEKILQRNGISVTTVDLSEILGRANRLTKDDAVVKAHLEKIHAYTPIGKTPDEAMIQIAKLDVVLNQFMAENELDATAIQCWTSLQQNYGCNVCTSMSIMSENMLPSACEVDVTGTLSMYAMQLASGSPSALVDWNNNYADDDEKCVLFHCGNWAKSFLPDIEISTAPILGTSVGVENTYGALAGRTPASPLTYGRISTDDPNGKIKAYIGEGYLTNDELNTFGNRAVAQIPNLQGLMQYVCRNGFEHHVVMNASKTAGILQEALGNYMGWEVYNHI
- a CDS encoding transketolase, whose product is MTDKELALKSIEYRKKILKYIVGANAGHTGGSLSCVDVLNVLYNNVMNVGPENFTSPDRDRYIQSKGHCVEALFVVLADQGFFPESDLETLCKYKSHYIGHPTRKIKGVEQNTGALGHGLPIAVGNAIAAKMDKKDYRVFTLLGDGELPEGSNWEAALTAAHYKLDNLVAILDKNELQITGPTKDVCNTDPVDHKFESFGWAVRHVDGHDFKALTETFAQIPFEPGKPSFIIAHTVKGKGISYMENNGKWHHGVPNKEQYEQAIEELDGAVELV